The Geobacillus stearothermophilus ATCC 12980 genome contains a region encoding:
- a CDS encoding DUF2249 domain-containing protein has protein sequence MNQFAAKIHAPDYPPRDRHPAIFRLFDNLKPGEVMELTNDHDPRPLQYQFMMERPDQFTWEYLEEGPDVWRVAIGKK, from the coding sequence ATGAACCAATTTGCTGCCAAAATCCACGCCCCGGACTATCCGCCGCGCGATCGCCATCCGGCAATTTTTCGGCTGTTTGACAATTTGAAGCCGGGGGAAGTGATGGAGCTGACGAATGACCATGACCCGCGTCCGCTGCAATACCAATTCATGATGGAGCGTCCGGATCAGTTTACATGGGAGTACTTAGAGGAAGGGCCGGACGTATGGCGGGTGGCCATCGGCAAAAAATAA
- a CDS encoding molybdenum cofactor guanylyltransferase: protein MKRAIAGAVLAGGQSRRFGRPKAFALHEGAPFFTWSVAALDPIADELYIVSHPSLVDEFRRQTDIPVLLDVERCRGCGPLAGLYTVMEQSRADWVFVLPCDMPYMRREVTERLASYIDPMFDAIVPLHGVRPEPLVALYHRRLRSVIAELLDAGERRMISLIDRARVRYVDAQQLAADETVWRNVNTEGEYR, encoded by the coding sequence ATGAAACGAGCCATTGCCGGAGCGGTGCTCGCCGGCGGCCAGTCGCGCCGGTTCGGGCGGCCGAAGGCGTTTGCGCTGCACGAAGGCGCCCCGTTTTTCACTTGGTCGGTCGCGGCGCTCGATCCGATCGCGGATGAATTGTATATCGTCAGCCACCCGTCGCTTGTCGATGAATTCCGCCGCCAAACGGATATCCCGGTGCTGCTCGATGTCGAGCGCTGCCGCGGCTGTGGGCCGCTGGCCGGCCTTTACACCGTTATGGAACAGAGCCGAGCGGATTGGGTGTTCGTCTTGCCGTGCGACATGCCGTACATGCGGCGGGAAGTGACAGAGCGGCTTGCTTCCTATATTGATCCGATGTTTGACGCCATCGTCCCGCTCCATGGCGTCCGTCCCGAACCATTGGTCGCCTTATACCACCGACGGCTTCGCTCCGTGATCGCCGAGCTGCTTGATGCCGGCGAACGGCGGATGATCTCGCTTATTGACCGCGCCCGCGTCCGCTATGTTGACGCCCAACAGCTTGCCGCGGATGAAACCGTATGGCGCAATGTCAATACGGAGGGAGAGTACCGGTGA